A single genomic interval of Pieris brassicae chromosome 14, ilPieBrab1.1, whole genome shotgun sequence harbors:
- the LOC123718066 gene encoding phenoloxidase-activating factor 2-like isoform X1 — MKSIAVVCLLVWGCQGFNNNRDNVNQWLGDFFTPTNKRPMDCYTEKQELGQCVKMSECMDRNEIDLENMDVYRQLSCHFLKTCCPSSRLVKTGTPPPMPEKKAGCGWSNPGGYAFRDSSNTHAEFGEFPWMVALMRNVNQNQEWDPKDYLGGGTLIHHSVVMTVAHKLVDRNDPLLIKCRLGEWDTQNTNEIYPHQDRDVSKILVHEQFSSKTSANDVALVITSSPFDLTDPHVGIACLSFNEPKMDASCFSMGWGKDFNNNDKYAVWLKKVPSPIVDNGTCEYALQRSQLGSEFRLHNTLLCAGGRKNFGTCTGDGGSSLACRTRNSFPQRYSVYGMVSFGVNCGTELPAAYVNVAPLVGWIINKFAEEKLEITFFA; from the exons ATAAAAGGCCCATGGATTGTTACACTGAGAAGCAGGAACTGGGACAATGTGTAAAAATGTCGGAATGCATGGACAGAAACGAAATCGACTTGGAAAATATGGACGTGTATAG ACAATTAAGCTGCCACTTCTTGAAGACATGCTGTCCAAGCAGTCGATTGGTTAAAACCGGGACTCCACCTCCAATGCCGGAAAAGAAGGCAGGTTGTGGATGGAGCAACCCTGGCGGCTACGCATTCCGCGACTCTTCAAATACGCACGCCGAGTTCGGAGAGTTTCCTTGGATGGTTGCTTTGATGAG AAATGTCAATCAGAACCAGGAATGGGATCCAAAGGATTACTTGGGAGGTGGAACTCTGATCCACCATTCGGTGGTGATGACGGTCGCTCATAAACTCGTGGACCGAAACGACCCGCTTTTG ataAAATGCCGTCTTGGCGAATGGGATACGCAGAATACGAACGAAATTTATCCCCACCAAGACAGAGACGTCAGTAAAATCCTTGTTCATGAACAGTTCTCTTCAA AGACGTCAGCAAATGACGTTGCCCTAGTAATTACATCGTCCCCATTCGATCTAACCGACCCCCACGTGGGGATTGCCTGTTTGAGCTTCAATGAGCCTAAAATGGATGCCAGTTGTTTTAGCATGGGTTGGGGTAAGGACTTCAATAATAATGACAAATACGCTGTTTGGTTAAAGAAG GTGCCATCACCAATAGTTGACAACGGAACTTGTGAATATGCCTTGCAACGTTCGCAGCTTGGAAGTGAGTTCAGGTTGCATAACACATTGCTTTGTGCTGGTGGAAGGAAGAACTTTGGCACATGCACTGGTGATGGAGGCTCTTCACTAGCTTGTCGCACG CGCAATTCCTTCCCACAACGTTACTCAGTGTACGGTATGGTTTCATTTGGCGTCAATTGTGGTACAGAACTTCCCGCTGCGTACGTCAACGTAGCACCGTTGGTTGGATGgatcattaataaatttgctGAGGAAAAACTTGAGATTACGTTCTTTGCTTAA
- the LOC123718066 gene encoding phenoloxidase-activating factor 2-like isoform X2 produces MDCYTEKQELGQCVKMSECMDRNEIDLENMDVYRQLSCHFLKTCCPSSRLVKTGTPPPMPEKKAGCGWSNPGGYAFRDSSNTHAEFGEFPWMVALMRNVNQNQEWDPKDYLGGGTLIHHSVVMTVAHKLVDRNDPLLIKCRLGEWDTQNTNEIYPHQDRDVSKILVHEQFSSKTSANDVALVITSSPFDLTDPHVGIACLSFNEPKMDASCFSMGWGKDFNNNDKYAVWLKKVPSPIVDNGTCEYALQRSQLGSEFRLHNTLLCAGGRKNFGTCTGDGGSSLACRTRNSFPQRYSVYGMVSFGVNCGTELPAAYVNVAPLVGWIINKFAEEKLEITFFA; encoded by the exons ATGGATTGTTACACTGAGAAGCAGGAACTGGGACAATGTGTAAAAATGTCGGAATGCATGGACAGAAACGAAATCGACTTGGAAAATATGGACGTGTATAG ACAATTAAGCTGCCACTTCTTGAAGACATGCTGTCCAAGCAGTCGATTGGTTAAAACCGGGACTCCACCTCCAATGCCGGAAAAGAAGGCAGGTTGTGGATGGAGCAACCCTGGCGGCTACGCATTCCGCGACTCTTCAAATACGCACGCCGAGTTCGGAGAGTTTCCTTGGATGGTTGCTTTGATGAG AAATGTCAATCAGAACCAGGAATGGGATCCAAAGGATTACTTGGGAGGTGGAACTCTGATCCACCATTCGGTGGTGATGACGGTCGCTCATAAACTCGTGGACCGAAACGACCCGCTTTTG ataAAATGCCGTCTTGGCGAATGGGATACGCAGAATACGAACGAAATTTATCCCCACCAAGACAGAGACGTCAGTAAAATCCTTGTTCATGAACAGTTCTCTTCAA AGACGTCAGCAAATGACGTTGCCCTAGTAATTACATCGTCCCCATTCGATCTAACCGACCCCCACGTGGGGATTGCCTGTTTGAGCTTCAATGAGCCTAAAATGGATGCCAGTTGTTTTAGCATGGGTTGGGGTAAGGACTTCAATAATAATGACAAATACGCTGTTTGGTTAAAGAAG GTGCCATCACCAATAGTTGACAACGGAACTTGTGAATATGCCTTGCAACGTTCGCAGCTTGGAAGTGAGTTCAGGTTGCATAACACATTGCTTTGTGCTGGTGGAAGGAAGAACTTTGGCACATGCACTGGTGATGGAGGCTCTTCACTAGCTTGTCGCACG CGCAATTCCTTCCCACAACGTTACTCAGTGTACGGTATGGTTTCATTTGGCGTCAATTGTGGTACAGAACTTCCCGCTGCGTACGTCAACGTAGCACCGTTGGTTGGATGgatcattaataaatttgctGAGGAAAAACTTGAGATTACGTTCTTTGCTTAA